The Scatophagus argus isolate fScaArg1 chromosome 20, fScaArg1.pri, whole genome shotgun sequence genome window below encodes:
- the c9 gene encoding complement component C9 produces the protein MFIMRTEVALQLGFCGLCLTLALIGDGMAVELPDPPAVDCLWSRWTEWSNCDPCTKTRRRSRGVEVFGQFNGVSCQSPLGEREFCVTDAVCERPPPPACTDTEFQCESGSCIKKRLMCNGDYDCEDGSDEDCEPEHKPCGSTVLDSNEQGRTAGYGINILGADPRMNPFNNDYFNGRCQRVRNPNTGRDDRVPWNVGVLNYQTLAEETVSREIYEDTHSLLRDILKETSVKVDAGLSFKFKSSEPSLSDASLNLNFDTQYEKKAMIKEVSEFSNIKNKSFMRVTGRVQLSTYRMRSHQLQVANEFLEHVKSLPLEYEKGIYFAFLEDYGTHYTKNGKSGGEYELIYVLNQDTIHAKNLTERRIQECVQLGITAEFSGTSVTDGNAHLKHGDCDTVTKKEQGDKQGKAVVDRVMTSVKGGTLETAVAMRAKLNKEGVMDIATYQDWARTIANAPALINSEPEPIYMLIPVDIPDANARIANLKQATSDYVAEYNVCKCKPCHNGGTLALMDGKCMCLCPHLFEGLGCQNFKGEKAKSSVSRPTVNQEGNWSCWSSWSSCTATKRTRTRSCNTDGVLGAVCRGETTSEAYC, from the exons ATGTTCATCATGAGGACTGAGGTAGCTCTCCAGCTCGGCTTCTGTGGCCTGTGCCTAACTCTGGCTCTGATTGGAGATGGAAT GGCAGTGGAACTTCCTGATCCACCAGCAGTAGACTGTCTTTGGAGCCGCTGGACAGAGTGGAGTAACTGTGATCCTTGCACGAAAACCAGA AGGCGTTCACGAGGTGTGGAAGTGTTTGGCCAGTTCAATGGTGTGTCCTGCCAGAGTCCTCTGGGGGAGAGGGAATTCTGTGTAACAGATGCTGTATGTGAACGACCACCTCCTCCTGCGTGCACCGACACGGAGTTCCAGTGTGAATCAG GTTCTTGCATCAAGAAGAGATTAATGTGCAATGGTGACTATGACTGTGAGGATGGATCAGATGAGGACTGTGAGCCTGAGCATAAACCCTGTGGATCGACAGTCCTGGACAGTAATGAGCAAGGCAGGACGGCGGGATATGG AATCAACATTTTGGGCGCAGATCCTCGAATGAATCCCTTCAACAATGATTACTTCAATGGGAGGTGTCAGCGAGTGAGGAATCCAAACACTGGGCGCGACGACAGGGTTCCCTGGAACGTTGGTGTGCTCAACTATCAG ACACTGGCAGAGGAAACCGTTTCTCGAGAAATCTATGAGGATACGCACAGCCTGCTAAGAGACATATTGAAAGAGACAAGTGTGAAAGTTGACGCTGGACTTTCCTTCAAATTCAAATCATCTGAGCCGTCCCTGTCCGATGCTTCTCttaatttgaattttgacaCTCAATACGAGAAAAAAGCAATGATTAAAGAGGTCTCAGAGTTCAGCAACATTAAG AACAAGAGCTTTATGCGGGTGACGGGCAGAGTGCAGCTGAGTACCTACAGGATGCGTTCCCATCAGCTCCAGGTGGCCAATGAATTTCTGGAACATGTGAAATCCTTGCCCTTGGAGTATGAAAAGGGTATTTATTTTGCCTTTCTGGAGGACTATGGCACTCACTACACCAAAAACGGGAAGTCTGGTGGTGAATATGAGTTGATCTACGTTCTCAACCAGGACACCATCCATGCAAAAA ATTTGACAGAGCGAAGGATTCAAGAATGTGTCCAACTAGGCATCACAGCAGAGTTTAGTGGCACTTCTGTGACTGATGGAAATGCACACTTGAAGCATGGTGACTGTGACACcgtaacaaaaaaagaacaag GTGATAAGCAGGGTAAAGCAGTCGTGGACAGGGTGATGACATCAGTCAAAGGAGGTACTCTAGAAACTGCTGTCGCTATGAGGGCAAAACTGAATAAGGAAGGGGTGATGGACATCGCTACATATCAGGATTGGGCCCGGACCATCGCTAATGCTCCTGCACTGATTAACAGTGAG CCAGAGCCCATCTATATGTTAATTCCAGTGGATATACCGGATGCTAACGCCAGGATCGCCAACCTGAAGCAAGCCACATCAGACTATGTGGCAGAGTATAATGTATGTAAGTGTAAGCCTTGTCACAATGGAGGCACTCTTGCTCTGATGGATGGAAAGTGCATGTGCCTTTGCCCTCACCTGTTTGAAGGCCTGGGCTGCCAGAATTTCAAGGGCGAAAAAGCCAAAAGCTCGG TTTCGAGACCTACTGTTAATCAGGAAGGGAACTGGTCATGTTGGTCAAGCTGGTCCAGCTGCACGGCGACAAAGCGCACCAGGACACGCAGCTGCAACACAGATGGGGTCCTTGGAGCTGTGTGCAGGGGAGAGACCACCAGTGAAGCATACTGCTAA